One genomic region from Euzebya tangerina encodes:
- a CDS encoding ABC transporter ATP-binding protein translates to MATITLEGIRRVHPDGTAALDGIDLHVEDGEFLGVIGPSGAGKSTLLRVIAGLEEPSAGVVRLDGQDVEGMRMKDRNLAMVSQSQNLLSFLDVAGNVALPLEFQKKSAQEVDRRTGQERRSFRLGSIWGKKASALSGGDAQRTALARAMVRAPRALLADEPLQLLDPPSANELRREMHRVQREHHLTMIYTTNDHNQVLGIADRVAVIRRGRLVQVGPPEELLHRPVSSYVAGFVGEPAMTMVTARLGDESGLGRLWFGQQWVRFPGGLPGPLRDRVGQEVLVGARPDRLRGSELVDPVDARLEGTVVTVQRLGPYDLVEVRVSTGVWQATFDSDRRVQPGDQVEVTVDVRGLTVFSRNGASALWHADEPG, encoded by the coding sequence GTGGCCACCATCACCCTGGAAGGGATCCGCCGGGTGCACCCGGACGGGACAGCCGCGCTCGACGGCATCGATCTGCACGTCGAGGACGGTGAGTTCCTGGGCGTCATCGGCCCCTCGGGGGCCGGCAAGTCGACCTTGCTGCGAGTCATCGCCGGCTTGGAGGAGCCGTCGGCCGGAGTGGTGCGCCTGGACGGTCAGGACGTCGAGGGCATGCGGATGAAGGACCGCAACCTGGCCATGGTGTCGCAGTCGCAGAACCTGCTGAGCTTCCTCGACGTGGCGGGGAACGTGGCGCTGCCGCTCGAGTTCCAGAAGAAGTCGGCACAAGAGGTGGACCGGCGCACGGGCCAGGAGCGGCGGTCATTCCGCCTGGGCTCGATCTGGGGGAAGAAGGCCAGTGCGCTGTCCGGTGGGGACGCGCAGCGCACGGCTCTGGCGCGTGCCATGGTCCGGGCGCCCCGGGCACTGCTGGCCGACGAACCCCTCCAGCTGCTGGATCCACCGTCTGCGAACGAGCTGCGCCGCGAGATGCATCGCGTCCAGCGCGAGCATCACCTGACCATGATCTACACCACCAACGACCACAACCAGGTACTGGGGATCGCTGATCGGGTCGCGGTGATCCGGCGTGGCCGGCTGGTGCAGGTGGGCCCGCCGGAGGAGTTGCTGCACCGCCCGGTGTCGAGCTACGTGGCCGGGTTCGTCGGCGAGCCGGCGATGACGATGGTGACCGCCCGACTGGGCGATGAGAGTGGCCTGGGGCGGCTGTGGTTCGGCCAGCAGTGGGTGCGCTTCCCCGGCGGCCTGCCGGGTCCGCTGCGGGATCGCGTCGGCCAGGAGGTTCTGGTTGGGGCGCGGCCGGACCGGCTGCGCGGCTCGGAACTGGTTGACCCCGTCGACGCCCGGCTCGAGGGCACCGTGGTCACGGTGCAACGGCTGGGACCTTACGACCTGGTGGAGGTCCGCGTGTCGACCGGCGTCTGGCAAGCCACGTTCGACAGCGATCGTCGCGTCCAGCCGGGCGATCAGGTCGAGGTCACCGTGGACGTCCGCGGTCTGACCGTCTTCTCGCGGAACGGTGCGAGCGCCCTGTGGCACGCAGACGAGCCGGGGTGA
- a CDS encoding transglycosylase family protein, protein MFNQSKHYDNFRSRLVQGFLVLVVATAVQLLPASPARAAAPEQNPGCETYGCVYEHCPTHFTRGGGGECRLGIAYQRLPDGGADNRELIAVQWPGRYDPARRAMWDRVAFCESTWRWGYNGGSGFDGGLQFSPSTWRAFGGTEYAAYAHQALPEQQIDIAERVAFYGHGNNRPQGPGAWPSCGRYLSAP, encoded by the coding sequence ATGTTTAACCAAAGCAAGCACTACGATAACTTTCGCTCTCGGTTGGTCCAGGGGTTCCTGGTGCTCGTCGTGGCGACGGCGGTCCAGTTGCTTCCCGCTTCCCCAGCTCGCGCTGCGGCCCCCGAGCAGAACCCGGGCTGCGAGACCTACGGGTGCGTCTACGAGCACTGCCCCACCCACTTCACCCGTGGCGGGGGCGGCGAGTGCCGCCTCGGCATCGCCTATCAGCGCCTGCCCGACGGCGGCGCGGACAACCGCGAGTTGATCGCCGTCCAGTGGCCGGGCCGGTACGACCCCGCCCGACGCGCCATGTGGGACCGCGTTGCGTTCTGCGAGTCCACCTGGCGCTGGGGCTACAACGGTGGCTCCGGCTTCGACGGAGGCCTGCAGTTCAGCCCCTCGACGTGGCGTGCCTTCGGCGGAACGGAGTACGCAGCCTACGCCCACCAGGCATTGCCCGAGCAGCAGATCGACATCGCGGAGCGCGTCGCCTTCTACGGGCATGGCAACAACCGCCCCCAGGGACCTGGCGCGTGGCCCTCATGCGGTCGCTACCTGTCCGCGCCCTAG
- a CDS encoding cell wall-binding repeat-containing protein, with protein MVPITRSMFLVIVLAMAVSVAVAAPASAQATAARIDGGNRYDTAAAIAEQDYPNGTSTVILARADDYADALSSAPVSRRFGAPVLVTDTGNLNAETRAAIVDLDPENVVIFGGPAAVNETVVAQLRASFDVSLSRIAGPNRFATAAAAGGFMAANGGIGQFPAGNSVAFVTQANDFAGTLAAGAPAAAQAFPILLAETNRLPAETSQALADLSIDRVYLIGNEAQIDPSVQNSIAALGIEVIRIGGATRLGTVTAVANAAIAAPWLAGTNVVLARGDLFVDTLAAAPHAAAISAPIILSDSPTALGSAASEWLGAGTTPDIGVIQAIGGPAALSEPTLAAAVAAADGGNDPDPKNSPNQVFVVQPLQELVNDVGENARFTVTGRYDNLPLPATLNVGLYPCATTRVVGTENDTFADIEPDGLADGLGRTDTQFAAIATLNGADITDTRIVRPATVVGGQVTMQVVSVSGPDCTVVVVWQDRNGDGQLGVNSAGQPTELYGVGKVTFG; from the coding sequence ATGGTCCCGATCACACGCTCGATGTTCCTCGTCATCGTGCTGGCGATGGCTGTGAGCGTCGCCGTCGCCGCGCCCGCGTCGGCGCAGGCGACAGCCGCTCGGATCGACGGCGGAAACCGGTACGACACGGCCGCGGCGATTGCGGAGCAGGACTACCCGAACGGGACGTCGACGGTGATCCTCGCCCGCGCCGACGACTACGCCGACGCGCTGTCCTCGGCACCGGTGTCCCGACGATTCGGCGCGCCAGTCCTGGTCACCGACACCGGGAACCTGAATGCCGAGACCCGCGCCGCGATCGTCGACCTCGACCCCGAGAACGTGGTGATCTTCGGCGGTCCGGCCGCGGTCAACGAGACCGTGGTCGCCCAACTTCGCGCCTCCTTCGACGTCTCGCTGAGTCGGATCGCGGGGCCCAACCGCTTCGCCACCGCCGCCGCTGCCGGCGGGTTCATGGCCGCCAACGGCGGAATCGGACAGTTCCCCGCCGGCAACTCCGTCGCCTTCGTGACCCAGGCGAACGACTTCGCCGGCACCCTGGCTGCTGGGGCACCTGCCGCCGCCCAGGCCTTCCCGATCCTCCTGGCCGAGACGAACCGGCTGCCAGCGGAGACCAGCCAGGCCTTGGCCGACCTCTCCATCGACCGGGTGTACCTGATCGGCAACGAGGCCCAGATCGACCCCAGTGTGCAGAATTCGATCGCTGCGCTCGGCATCGAGGTGATCCGCATCGGCGGGGCCACCCGACTCGGGACCGTGACGGCTGTGGCGAACGCCGCCATCGCCGCCCCCTGGCTGGCCGGGACCAACGTCGTGCTGGCCCGCGGCGATCTCTTCGTCGACACCCTGGCGGCCGCGCCCCACGCAGCGGCCATCTCGGCACCCATCATCCTCAGCGACAGCCCGACCGCGTTGGGTTCGGCTGCCAGCGAGTGGCTGGGAGCGGGCACGACTCCTGACATCGGCGTCATCCAGGCAATCGGTGGTCCGGCCGCACTCAGTGAGCCCACGCTGGCCGCTGCCGTGGCCGCTGCTGACGGTGGCAACGATCCCGACCCCAAGAACAGCCCGAACCAGGTGTTCGTCGTCCAACCCCTTCAGGAGTTGGTCAACGACGTCGGGGAGAACGCCCGCTTCACGGTGACGGGGCGGTACGACAACCTGCCGCTTCCGGCGACCCTCAACGTCGGGCTCTACCCCTGCGCGACCACCCGTGTCGTGGGCACCGAGAACGACACCTTCGCCGACATCGAACCTGACGGGCTGGCGGACGGTCTGGGGCGGACCGACACCCAGTTCGCTGCCATCGCGACCCTGAACGGGGCCGACATCACCGACACCCGGATCGTCCGGCCGGCGACGGTCGTCGGCGGGCAGGTGACGATGCAGGTGGTGAGCGTCTCCGGGCCCGACTGCACGGTCGTCGTCGTCTGGCAGGACCGCAACGGCGACGGACAGTTGGGGGTCAACAGCGCCGGCCAACCCACCGAGTTGTACGGGGTGGGGAAGGTCACCTTCGGCTGA
- a CDS encoding cell wall-binding repeat-containing protein, whose amino-acid sequence MTVRFFPTALLVLAVIALLSSVLAAPVRAQPQPARADGANRYDTAATIAALDHPGGSDTVILARADDYADAMASATVSGRLDAPVLVTDTIRLNDETRFAIERLDPDDVVIFGGTAAITSQVETDIATTFDVDVRRIAGGNRFETAADAAAVIADSGGLGQYPAGTTVAFVTEADDFAGTLAAGAPAAAQGFPILLVESDRLPPATADAIVDLVIGRVYVIGNETQISDDVADQIASLGAEVQRIGGPDRLGTVTAVADVAVRAPWLTGENAVLARGDLFVDTLAAAPHAARLGAPVVLAEQPDVLGDAARTWLADPTTPALDAVQAIGGTAAITVGTLEEATLAASEAGGGQPPAVPSQEIRVTPMESLIRAVGSPADFSVTGRYDDRPLAATVDLALFPCANADIVGSGPDTFIDADADGHADGLGETDTGLAAFATLNEEDITDQRVLYEAIVRDGQVTTAVVSIDGPDCAVVMAWQDADDDGEVAVDGEGQPVESYGVGRVTFN is encoded by the coding sequence GTGACCGTCCGATTCTTCCCGACCGCGCTCCTCGTCCTGGCGGTGATTGCCCTGCTCTCCTCGGTCCTCGCCGCCCCGGTCAGGGCCCAGCCGCAACCCGCGCGAGCCGACGGCGCCAACCGCTACGACACTGCCGCCACCATCGCCGCGTTGGACCATCCCGGGGGATCCGACACCGTGATCCTGGCGCGTGCCGACGACTATGCCGACGCGATGGCCTCGGCAACCGTCAGCGGGCGGCTCGACGCCCCCGTCCTGGTCACCGACACGATACGACTGAACGACGAGACCCGGTTCGCCATCGAGCGGCTCGATCCAGACGACGTCGTCATCTTCGGTGGCACGGCGGCCATCACCAGTCAGGTCGAGACCGACATCGCGACGACCTTCGACGTCGACGTCCGGCGGATCGCCGGTGGCAACCGGTTCGAGACGGCGGCCGACGCCGCGGCGGTGATCGCCGACTCCGGCGGGCTGGGGCAGTACCCGGCAGGCACCACCGTGGCGTTCGTCACCGAGGCGGACGACTTCGCCGGCACGCTGGCCGCCGGGGCGCCTGCCGCTGCGCAGGGCTTCCCGATCCTGTTGGTGGAGAGCGACCGACTGCCCCCGGCCACGGCTGACGCCATCGTCGACCTGGTCATCGGCCGCGTCTACGTGATCGGGAACGAGACGCAGATCTCCGACGACGTCGCCGACCAGATCGCGAGCCTTGGTGCGGAGGTCCAGCGCATCGGCGGTCCAGACCGACTCGGCACCGTCACCGCCGTGGCCGACGTCGCCGTCCGTGCTCCGTGGTTGACCGGCGAGAACGCTGTCCTGGCCCGCGGCGACCTCTTCGTCGACACCCTTGCTGCCGCACCCCACGCCGCCAGGCTGGGTGCCCCCGTCGTGTTGGCCGAGCAGCCCGACGTGCTCGGGGACGCTGCACGCACCTGGCTGGCCGATCCGACGACACCAGCACTTGACGCCGTGCAGGCCATCGGTGGCACGGCCGCCATCACCGTCGGCACGCTGGAGGAGGCCACCCTGGCCGCGTCCGAGGCTGGCGGTGGACAGCCCCCGGCTGTACCGAGCCAGGAGATCAGGGTCACGCCGATGGAGAGCCTGATCCGAGCGGTCGGCTCCCCGGCTGACTTCTCGGTCACCGGCCGGTACGACGACCGCCCACTGGCCGCGACGGTGGATCTGGCCCTGTTCCCCTGCGCGAACGCTGACATCGTCGGCAGCGGGCCCGATACCTTCATCGACGCCGACGCCGATGGGCACGCTGACGGGTTGGGCGAGACCGACACCGGTCTGGCTGCCTTCGCCACCCTGAACGAGGAGGACATCACCGACCAGCGGGTGCTGTACGAGGCGATCGTCCGAGACGGGCAGGTCACCACCGCCGTCGTCAGCATCGACGGCCCGGACTGTGCCGTCGTCATGGCCTGGCAGGACGCCGACGACGACGGAGAGGTGGCGGTCGACGGTGAGGGCCAGCCCGTGGAGTCCTACGGCGTGGGCCGTGTGACCTTCAACTGA